One window of Hippoglossus stenolepis isolate QCI-W04-F060 chromosome 1, HSTE1.2, whole genome shotgun sequence genomic DNA carries:
- the fam189a1 gene encoding protein FAM189A1, with amino-acid sequence MLLSAVCVMLNLAGSILSCQNAQLVNSLEDCQLLKFDSDGVCVCCELQQQSSSCNNLGEMLKLNPLRDCNTIRLRLKELLFSVCALNVISTIVCALATAMCCMQMVSTDVLQMFMPHRARALNADCMTPHGTILHQTLDFDEFIPPIPPPPYYPPEYTCTPSMDGQRGLHLDFPHSPFSAIYGVPINSPGTLYPTDLPPPYESVVGQTPASQVTTSIEQQATGSSLCERNTTAGLSTQASVDSASLMVSEVADQDQTCSSEDLCSLEVQGSDSSPYGTPHTAPTDGSCTSLELCTRDPSRCHRGLPSMDVRPCDTGYSESSQTQESLERSPDWSSENFSNLDQEDSTDNTHPCEEHSATLHICDELASAKHLPEEPPKPPTHSLIKARMMSRKLMLPVPIPPPPQPCSPTSVASSGGTSAISPLALSSSPSPPNRPRGPRLCFSVWSPSSTSQPPSTSAQSGHSPSERPRVRAARRYRKLARIVRSTSDPISCSSATGRENSGCSSAANPAAEASAHTSPEQDVSAEDSGAKHGHMFVRKQQKEDRKTDIPLKPRALHTNSSHERPHSLADLKMYKDTKILVAKFLEHSNCSLPPEVQQVVNNIKCVIKSDEKHMEEAIYSANVIDQVMTQRIIGSPRKRGREDLHLQSCGALSSSPSPSLCRPKHLQQTTSASTHPLDSPSSEQGLEYRETIL; translated from the exons ATGCTGCTGTCAGCGGTGTGTGTGATGCTCAACCTGGCGGGCTCCATCCTCTCCTGCCAGAACGCTCAGCTGGTCAACTCTCTGGAAGACTGTCAGCTG CTCAAGTTTGACAGcgatggagtgtgtgtctgctgcgagctacagcagcagagctcGAGCTGCAACAACCTGGGCGAGATGCTGAAACTGAATCCACTGAGGGACTGCAACACGATACGCCTACGTCTCAAG GAGCTGCTGTTCAGCGTGTGTGCCCTCAACGTCATCTCCACCATTGTGTGTGCTCTAGCCACGGCCATGTGCTGTATGCAGATGGTCTCGACTGATGTGCTGCAGATG TTTATGCCGCACAGAGCGCGAGCCCTAAATGCTGACTGCATGACCCCCCACGGAACCATCCTCCACCAAACTCTGGACTTTGATGAGTTTATTCCTCCCATACCTCCTCCACCGTACTACCCCCCAGAGTACACCTGCACCCCCTCGATGGATGGACAGAG AGGCCTCCACCTGGACTTCCCCCACTCTCCCTTCAGTGCCATCTACGGGGTTCCAATCAACAGCCCAGGGACCCTGTACCCAACGGACCTGCCGCCTCCATATGAGTCTGTGGTGGGGCAGACCCCTGCCAGCCAG GTCACAACCAGCATCGAGCAACAGGCCACTGGGTCCagtttgtgtgagagaaacaCCACTGCAGGTCTCAGCACTCAGG CCTCAGTGGACAGTGCATCCCTGATGGTGTCAGAGGTGGCTGATCAGGACCAGACCTGCTCCTCAGAGGACTTGTGCTCCCTGGAGGTCCAGGGCTCTGACTCCTCTCCTTACGGCACGCCCCACACTGCCCCCACTGATGGAAGCTGCACCAGCCTGGAACTTTGTACACGTGACCCGTCACGTTGCCACCGTGGCCTGCCTAGCATGGATGTTCGCCCCTGTGACACCGGATACAGTGAGTCTTCCCAGACCCAGGAGTCTCTGGAACGCTCTCCAGACTGGTCTTCAGAGAACTTTAGCAATCTGGACCAGGAGGACtccacagacaacacacatcCCTGTGAGGAACACAGTGCCACACTTCACATATGTGACGAGCTCGCCTCAGCCAAACATTTACCAGAGGAGCCACCTAAACCGCCGACACACTCCCTCATTAAAGCACGAATGATGAGCAGGAAGCTCATGCTCCCTGTTCCTATCCCCCCACCACCTCAGCCTTGTTCCCCCACCTCAGTGGCCTCCTCTGGTGGAACTTCAGCCATCAGCCCTTTGgctctttcttcctccccttcccctCCGAACAGACCACGCGGCCCCAggctgtgtttcagtgtttggtCTCCCTCTTCGACATCACAACCCCCCTCTACCTCAGCTCAAAGTGGCCACTCGCCCTCAGAGAGGCCTCGGGTGCGAGCAGCCAGGAGGTACCGCAAGCTGGCACGCATTGTCCGCTCCACCAGTGACCCtatctcctgctcctctgcaaCAGGAA GAGAAAATAGTGGCTGCTCCTCTGCCGCTAACCCTGCTGCTGAAGCTTCAGCTCATACGTCACCAGAGCAAG ACGTGTCAGCAGAGGATAGTGGAGCAAAACATGGTCACATGTTTGTcaggaagcagcagaaagaggaCAGGAAAACTGATATCCCCCTCAAACCTCGAGCCCTGCACACAAACTCCTCCCACGAGCGCCCACACTCGCTGGCCGACCTCAAGATGTACAAAGACACCAAAATATTGGTGGCCAAGTTCCTTGAGCATTCAAACTGCAGTCTACCTCCTGAGGTCCAGCAGGTGGTCAACAACATCAAGTGCGTCATCAAGTCGGATGAGAaacacatggaggaggccatCTATAGTGCCAATGTCATAGATCAG GTGATGACCCAGCGCATCATCGGCAGTCCCAGAAAGCGAGGCCGTGAGGACCTTCACCTCCAGAGCTGCGGCGCTTTGAGCTCATCGCCGTCCCCTTCCCTGTGCCGTCCCAAACACCTCCAACAAACAACCAGTGCCTCCACCCACCCACTGGACTCCCCCTCCTCTGAACAAGGCCTTGAGTACAGAGAGACTATTCTCTGA